In one Leptogranulimonas caecicola genomic region, the following are encoded:
- a CDS encoding carbohydrate-binding protein, translating into MLSGHLVAGGMVLIDGTGLPIVETEPPAPMDGYTARYSWQSGPGAITQIWEMAPETGTVTEAMERLAKMNAMSLPDNEALEVVALFPKWHYDTVYSAGTKVQYGGKLYKCLQDHTSQKDWTPNAAPSLWAEVLPGQDGKVGQWLQPDSTNGYRMGDVVTHNGKRWKSTADNNVWEPGSTGAPWQELAANTN; encoded by the coding sequence ATGCTCTCAGGACATCTTGTCGCTGGCGGCATGGTCCTTATCGATGGCACTGGGTTGCCCATCGTGGAGACCGAGCCTCCAGCGCCCATGGATGGATACACAGCACGCTATTCATGGCAAAGCGGCCCTGGCGCCATCACTCAGATCTGGGAAATGGCGCCCGAGACAGGCACAGTGACAGAGGCCATGGAGCGCCTCGCGAAGATGAACGCCATGAGCCTGCCCGATAACGAGGCCCTTGAGGTAGTTGCACTCTTTCCCAAGTGGCACTATGACACCGTCTACTCAGCAGGTACCAAGGTGCAATACGGAGGCAAGCTCTACAAGTGCCTCCAAGACCACACCTCCCAGAAAGATTGGACGCCAAATGCCGCCCCATCTCTTTGGGCCGAAGTGCTCCCAGGGCAGGATGGCAAAGTTGGTCAATGGCTCCAGCCTGACTCCACCAATGGTTACCGTATGGGCGACGTAGTGACTCACAACGGCAAGCGTTGGAAGTCCACCGCCGATAACAACGTATGGGAGCCGGGATCCACAGGAGCGCCCTGGCAAGAACTTGCCGCAAATACCAATTAG
- the recJ gene encoding single-stranded-DNA-specific exonuclease RecJ — protein sequence MPGLYASDRWQVRAQNPEAARFLKDAYGLEGLVARVLAARGITDPEQVETYLSPSLARDWHDPSEIPGLEAVAQRVEQAIVAGESIAVFGDFDVDGMSSASLLCLALREFGARVHAFIPHRFGEGYGLSEQGMARVIQQCDPSLVVTVDNGISSAAEVDYVRSLGIDVAVTDHHEPGAQVPQGVPVADPKLDPHNYSRDLAGVGVALKLVQAVGRRVGQPELWRNYLDLASLGTVSDMMELTRENRALVTEGIAQMRQGLRPGLVALARTARTDIARINADNLPFSLVPRLNAAGRMGQEDVAFNLLLTSDPVEAEALASELESINASRRSIESDMAAEAFAQAEEVYEEGPCLVLAHEGWHEGVKGVVASRVANRYKVPTLLFTIKDGIASGSGRSVGQVDLFHAVESCSDLLLRFGGHPKAVGVTLEADKLPQFKERLTAWLDQVDPAEFLQVDEVACTVRLSELSLGAVASLDLLRPFGQGNREPLFAACGLTLRGASPVGAQGDHVHFYATDGITSLPAIMFRAPNVARVLAWEGVVDLVFEATVEQWQGKSKVKLMVRDILFRDEQPQDPGDQQLIEELFASPAAQDAAAEQTAAFAARLPEAALALSPEPSLGSLPLEGLTAKLKGAFIGDHELLPCQAQVLDALAQGKRCLAIMATGRGKSLIFQLHAARLALKEHKSSIFVYPLRALVNDQAFHLEESFGALGLKVRVLCGETPQEQRDEIFGQWAAGQLDTLLTTPEFLAIHSAQLAQAPVGFVVIDEAHHAGQSKGGNREAYQELPRVLQELGDPQVLACTATATSAVAQEICRLASIDAVFTDLASRDNLHLVDERNPDDVIVCAASHLSAQQKAIAYTNTRDAAVRLARELRRRVPELGHRIAFYHGGMTRTQRLEVEQAFRAGRLSCIVATSAFGEGVNLPDVRSVMLCSLPYGRVEFNQMSGRAGRDGQPAEVCLLYGPADIATNQAVLGAAAPSRQVLVALYRALRTLEDSTSHRLAFDASQILGLARSIDSSATLTPGALEQGVAVFSELGFCSVDGFGEDRVITMVDSAGRMDLLSSARYSEGVAEQHAFGEFASWALEATASELECAVDRPIAPAEDVPLP from the coding sequence ATGCCCGGTTTATACGCCAGCGATCGCTGGCAGGTGCGCGCACAAAACCCGGAGGCTGCCCGCTTCCTCAAGGACGCCTATGGGCTCGAGGGCTTGGTGGCTCGGGTGCTGGCGGCCAGAGGCATCACTGATCCTGAGCAAGTGGAGACCTATCTCTCGCCCTCTCTTGCCAGAGACTGGCATGATCCGTCAGAGATCCCCGGGCTCGAAGCGGTGGCCCAGCGGGTGGAGCAGGCCATAGTCGCTGGCGAGTCCATCGCAGTCTTTGGCGACTTCGATGTGGACGGCATGAGCTCGGCTTCGCTTCTGTGTTTGGCGCTGCGCGAGTTTGGGGCCAGGGTGCATGCCTTCATCCCCCACAGATTTGGGGAAGGCTACGGTCTTTCTGAGCAGGGCATGGCCCGGGTGATCCAGCAGTGCGACCCCTCGTTGGTGGTCACCGTAGACAACGGCATCTCCTCTGCGGCAGAGGTGGACTATGTGCGCTCGCTGGGTATCGACGTGGCGGTCACAGACCACCATGAGCCTGGGGCTCAGGTGCCCCAGGGAGTGCCGGTGGCAGATCCCAAGCTAGATCCCCATAACTACTCTCGCGATCTGGCCGGCGTAGGCGTGGCGCTCAAGCTGGTGCAAGCCGTGGGCCGGCGTGTGGGCCAGCCCGAGCTCTGGCGCAATTACCTAGATTTGGCCAGTCTGGGCACAGTGAGCGATATGATGGAGCTCACTCGTGAAAACCGCGCGCTGGTGACCGAGGGCATCGCCCAGATGCGCCAAGGCCTGCGTCCGGGTTTGGTGGCCCTGGCCCGCACGGCACGCACGGATATCGCACGCATCAATGCAGATAACCTGCCTTTTTCCTTGGTGCCGCGCTTGAACGCCGCCGGCCGCATGGGCCAAGAGGACGTGGCCTTCAACCTGCTGCTCACCTCTGATCCTGTGGAGGCAGAGGCCCTCGCCTCCGAGCTGGAATCCATTAACGCCTCCCGCCGCTCCATCGAAAGCGACATGGCTGCCGAGGCCTTCGCCCAGGCAGAGGAGGTATATGAGGAGGGGCCTTGCTTGGTGCTGGCCCACGAGGGGTGGCATGAAGGCGTCAAGGGTGTGGTCGCCAGTCGCGTGGCCAACCGCTACAAGGTACCCACGCTGCTTTTCACCATCAAAGACGGCATTGCCTCTGGCTCTGGCCGCTCTGTGGGCCAAGTGGACCTGTTCCACGCTGTGGAGTCCTGCTCCGATCTATTGCTGCGCTTTGGTGGTCATCCCAAGGCGGTGGGCGTCACCTTGGAGGCAGACAAGCTTCCCCAGTTCAAAGAGCGCCTCACCGCGTGGCTCGATCAGGTGGACCCTGCGGAGTTCTTGCAGGTGGACGAGGTTGCCTGCACCGTGCGCCTAAGCGAGCTTAGCCTGGGTGCCGTGGCTTCACTGGATCTCTTGCGCCCCTTTGGCCAGGGCAACCGCGAGCCGCTTTTTGCTGCCTGCGGCCTTACTTTGCGAGGGGCAAGCCCCGTGGGCGCCCAGGGCGACCACGTGCACTTCTATGCCACCGACGGCATCACTTCTCTGCCCGCCATCATGTTCCGGGCCCCCAACGTGGCGCGGGTGCTTGCTTGGGAAGGCGTGGTGGACCTGGTCTTCGAGGCTACGGTCGAGCAGTGGCAAGGAAAATCAAAAGTCAAGCTTATGGTGCGGGACATCCTCTTCCGGGACGAGCAGCCCCAAGACCCCGGCGACCAGCAGCTCATAGAAGAGCTCTTTGCCTCTCCGGCTGCCCAAGACGCTGCTGCCGAGCAGACCGCAGCCTTCGCCGCCCGTCTGCCTGAGGCTGCTTTGGCCCTTTCGCCCGAGCCCTCGTTGGGCTCCCTTCCTCTGGAGGGGCTCACGGCTAAGCTCAAGGGTGCCTTCATTGGCGATCATGAGCTTTTGCCCTGCCAGGCCCAGGTGCTCGATGCCTTGGCCCAGGGCAAAAGATGTCTGGCCATCATGGCCACCGGCCGCGGCAAGTCCCTTATCTTCCAGCTCCATGCCGCGCGCCTGGCCCTCAAGGAGCATAAATCCAGCATCTTTGTCTATCCGCTGCGTGCCTTGGTAAATGACCAAGCCTTTCACCTAGAGGAGAGCTTTGGGGCCCTAGGCCTCAAGGTGCGCGTCCTCTGTGGCGAGACGCCTCAGGAGCAGCGCGACGAGATCTTTGGCCAATGGGCTGCAGGGCAGCTGGACACTCTGCTTACCACGCCGGAGTTTCTGGCGATCCACAGCGCTCAACTGGCTCAAGCGCCGGTGGGCTTCGTGGTCATCGACGAGGCCCATCACGCCGGCCAGTCCAAGGGCGGCAATCGCGAGGCTTATCAGGAGCTTCCCCGCGTCCTTCAGGAGCTGGGCGACCCTCAGGTGCTGGCCTGCACCGCTACGGCCACCAGCGCGGTGGCTCAGGAGATCTGCCGTCTGGCCTCCATTGATGCCGTCTTTACCGATCTGGCTTCCCGTGACAATCTCCATCTGGTAGATGAGCGCAATCCCGATGATGTGATAGTCTGCGCGGCCTCCCATCTTTCTGCCCAGCAGAAAGCCATCGCCTATACCAACACCCGCGACGCTGCCGTGCGGCTTGCCCGAGAATTGCGTCGCCGGGTGCCCGAGTTGGGCCATCGCATCGCCTTCTACCATGGCGGCATGACCCGCACTCAGCGCCTGGAAGTAGAGCAGGCGTTCCGGGCTGGCAGGCTTTCCTGCATCGTGGCCACCTCGGCCTTTGGCGAGGGCGTCAACCTGCCCGATGTGCGCTCCGTCATGCTGTGCTCGTTGCCCTATGGGCGCGTGGAGTTCAACCAGATGAGCGGCCGTGCGGGCCGCGATGGCCAGCCCGCAGAGGTGTGCTTGCTTTATGGCCCTGCCGACATCGCTACCAACCAGGCGGTCCTTGGCGCTGCAGCCCCTTCGCGCCAGGTGCTGGTGGCCCTCTATCGCGCCCTGCGCACTTTAGAAGACTCCACAAGCCACAGGCTGGCCTTTGACGCTTCCCAGATACTGGGACTCGCGCGTTCTATCGACAGCTCTGCCACCTTGACGCCAGGGGCACTCGAGCAGGGAGTGGCTGTCTTTAGCGAGCTGGGGTTTTGCTCGGTAGATGGCTTTGGAGAAGATCGTGTGATCACCATGGTGGACAGCGCTGGCCGCATGGATCTGCTCTCCTCGGCACGCTATAGCGAAGGTGTGGCGGAGCAGCACGCGTTTGGCGAGTTCGCCTCTTGGGCTTTGGAAGCCACGGCTTCTGAGTTGGAATGCGCCGTCGACAGACCCATCGCGCCCGCAGAAGACGTGCCCCTTCCTTAG
- a CDS encoding N-acetylmuramoyl-L-alanine amidase, whose amino-acid sequence MPKASLNGGHSPYAPGASGYFDEVTEDRKVRAATDKYLRQAGWSTHDSSTTETSARADINTIVSKANGSGADYFISFHFNSGGGKGGVEVFYAATTGRSWPKEMGAKITASLSKLLGIPNRGVKPDTQSAAKSLGVLRHTTMAAILIEVCFLDVKSDADAYWRIGPDAIGRCIAECVSGKSLGSVQVPTKGWYKDSHGWWWENGDGSYKNSQWFNPSRGEWYWLGADGYAATGWTLIDGTWYYFAKAGEPGYRECQMVSEAWRKDSKGADYWLSGDGSMATSRWVDKARYYVGPDGAWDSSR is encoded by the coding sequence ATGCCTAAGGCATCCCTCAACGGCGGCCATTCTCCCTATGCTCCTGGCGCCTCAGGCTACTTCGATGAGGTCACGGAAGATCGCAAGGTGCGCGCCGCCACAGACAAGTATCTGCGTCAAGCCGGTTGGTCTACCCATGATTCCTCTACCACAGAAACCAGTGCTCGCGCAGACATCAACACCATCGTCTCGAAGGCCAATGGTTCTGGGGCCGATTACTTCATCAGCTTTCACTTCAACTCCGGCGGTGGTAAAGGCGGAGTAGAGGTCTTTTACGCCGCCACTACAGGACGCTCTTGGCCAAAGGAAATGGGAGCGAAGATCACAGCTTCCCTCTCTAAGCTGCTTGGCATCCCCAACCGAGGAGTGAAGCCGGACACCCAATCTGCCGCCAAATCGTTAGGCGTGCTCCGTCACACCACCATGGCAGCCATCCTCATCGAAGTATGCTTCCTGGATGTCAAAAGCGACGCTGATGCCTACTGGCGCATAGGCCCTGATGCCATCGGTCGCTGCATCGCTGAGTGCGTCTCAGGCAAATCTCTGGGATCTGTCCAAGTCCCTACGAAGGGCTGGTACAAGGACTCCCACGGCTGGTGGTGGGAGAACGGCGACGGCAGCTACAAGAATAGCCAGTGGTTCAACCCCTCTCGGGGCGAATGGTATTGGCTGGGAGCTGACGGCTATGCCGCAACCGGATGGACGCTTATAGATGGCACCTGGTACTACTTCGCCAAAGCAGGAGAGCCTGGCTATCGAGAGTGTCAAATGGTCTCCGAAGCTTGGCGCAAAGACTCCAAAGGCGCCGACTACTGGCTCTCTGGAGACGGTTCCATGGCCACCAGCCGATGGGTAGACAAGGCTCGCTACTACGTAGGCCCCGATGGGGCCTGGGACTCATCCCGCTGA
- the tgt gene encoding tRNA guanosine(34) transglycosylase Tgt, with amino-acid sequence MSELFSFDIEAEDPQTGARAGVFHTAHGDIPTPIFMPVGTKATVKGILPDTLREIGAKVILANTYHLSQRPGPELIDGMGGLHVWERWDRPILTDSGGFQVFSHNEHVKLSDDGVTFRVVDYDGSYVTWTPEENMRIAQLLGSDICMQLDVCPPYPCDRAYLERAVDLSSAWAERCFAAHTRPDQTLFGIVQGGMDLSLRRESLYRLETIGDFKGYGIGGYSVGESHQTMFESLAPLCMEYMPRTKPRYLMGVGNPRTLVEGVGIGVDMFDCVLPTRTARLGTAFSDEGRMNLKNARFTKDSRPIGTDCGCPACTQGFSRSYIHHLIKQKEMLGGILLSIHNLWYLLDLMRRARCAIIDHSYKAFQEAYLDRLGDARDF; translated from the coding sequence ATGAGCGAGCTGTTTTCTTTTGATATCGAGGCGGAGGACCCTCAAACCGGGGCCCGTGCGGGCGTGTTTCATACTGCCCATGGCGACATTCCCACCCCCATCTTCATGCCAGTGGGCACCAAGGCTACGGTAAAGGGCATCCTGCCAGACACGCTCAGAGAGATCGGCGCCAAGGTCATCCTGGCCAACACCTATCACTTGAGCCAGCGGCCTGGCCCAGAGCTTATCGACGGGATGGGCGGCCTTCATGTCTGGGAGCGCTGGGACCGGCCCATCTTGACCGATTCCGGTGGGTTCCAGGTCTTCTCCCACAACGAGCACGTGAAGCTCTCCGACGACGGCGTCACCTTTAGGGTGGTGGACTACGACGGCTCCTACGTCACCTGGACTCCCGAGGAAAACATGCGCATCGCCCAGCTTCTGGGCTCAGACATCTGCATGCAGCTGGATGTGTGCCCGCCCTATCCCTGCGACCGTGCCTACCTCGAGCGTGCGGTGGACCTCTCCAGCGCTTGGGCCGAGCGGTGCTTCGCGGCCCATACGCGTCCCGATCAAACGCTCTTTGGCATCGTGCAGGGCGGCATGGACCTATCCCTTCGCCGGGAGAGCCTCTATCGCCTGGAGACCATCGGCGACTTTAAAGGCTATGGCATAGGCGGCTACTCGGTGGGCGAGAGCCACCAGACCATGTTCGAGAGCCTGGCGCCCCTCTGCATGGAGTACATGCCTCGAACCAAGCCCCGCTACCTTATGGGAGTGGGAAACCCCCGCACGCTGGTGGAAGGTGTGGGCATTGGCGTCGATATGTTCGACTGCGTGCTGCCCACTCGCACCGCCCGCCTGGGCACTGCCTTCAGCGACGAGGGCCGCATGAACCTCAAGAACGCCCGCTTTACCAAAGACAGCCGCCCCATTGGCACAGATTGCGGGTGCCCCGCCTGCACCCAGGGCTTCTCCCGCAGCTACATCCATCATCTCATTAAGCAAAAAGAGATGCTGGGCGGCATCTTGCTGTCCATTCACAACCTCTGGTACCTGCTGGATCTCATGCGCCGAGCCCGGTGTGCCATCATCGACCACTCTTACAAGGCGTTTCAGGAAGCCTACCTAGACCGATTGGGCGACGCCCGAGACTTTTAG
- a CDS encoding phage holin family protein, which yields MELTLFILVCIAMAMDIATGYALACKEHNVSSSKMREGLWHKLAWMGIIGVAWFVQLAGEVLSQIDPSLMQPATGLEVIASIGVTGICALCLWNELVSVVENLCAINPDINDKLGRAFKNTEREQEAKTLIDPNKGGEAHA from the coding sequence ATGGAGCTTACGCTTTTCATCCTAGTCTGCATCGCCATGGCCATGGACATCGCCACCGGCTATGCCCTGGCTTGCAAGGAGCACAACGTCAGCTCATCCAAGATGCGCGAAGGCCTTTGGCACAAGCTTGCCTGGATGGGCATTATCGGGGTTGCCTGGTTCGTCCAGCTGGCAGGAGAGGTGTTAAGCCAGATCGACCCTTCCCTTATGCAGCCAGCCACAGGCTTGGAAGTAATCGCCAGCATTGGCGTCACGGGTATCTGCGCCCTTTGCCTCTGGAACGAGCTGGTAAGCGTTGTCGAGAACCTTTGCGCCATCAACCCGGATATCAACGACAAGCTGGGGCGCGCTTTCAAGAACACCGAACGAGAGCAAGAAGCCAAAACCCTCATTGATCCCAATAAGGGAGGCGAGGCCCATGCCTAA
- a CDS encoding RelA/SpoT family protein, whose amino-acid sequence MTEISAATQARPMPKVGADNYPQLRNTCESYMTPEAMDQVEKAYLFAADFHSEQKRRSGEPYINHPVEVALILAHDLRMDADVVSAALLHDTVEDTPATKEQLIELFGETVADLVDGVTKLTNIDVNSMDEKQALNLRKMFLAMSKDIRVVIIKLADRLHNMRTLAALKPDRRQFKARETMDVYAPLADRLGISSIKWELEDLSFFYLEPEEYQRIARMVQESREQRVASTNEAIKVLDDELKAAGLSGYQISGRAKHLWSIYQKMQRKGKDFTDIYDLIALRVITETVGDCYSVLGAVHSLWHPLPGRFKDYIATPKPNLYRSLHTTVVGPEARPIEIQIRTKEMHEQAEYGIAAHWLYKSAGNSNGVMAQDDQSIDSTISHIRRSLDWAVEGEIDDPSRYLQDLRVDLFDEEIFIFTPKGEVMSLRRDSTPLDFAYAVHTEVGNHCVGARVNGSVVPLTYHLEMGDRVEILTNKNSKPSADWVNIVRTPSARAKIRKYFSSANKSADAELGRSMLAVELRKKGYGISTRRSVRAIAKVCEQLKFPGQDELFAAIGSNKLSPKSVANKVEQILEEGSPAQIAAAEKATQQARERQKVFTEDRPMLPTHAAQRAQRDLSKRQRNSCGVVVKDDPDLLVHLAHCCNPVAGDEIVGFITRGRGVSVHRASCPNVKGLMVHPERLIEVAWDTSGATQFQVEIVVEATDRIGLLKDVTIAIGDAGGNILSAATQVSSDGFARLRFLVHISDASLLDPLLAAVSRVPSVYDARRIMPGEGANQMKRRV is encoded by the coding sequence ATGACCGAGATAAGCGCTGCCACGCAGGCACGACCCATGCCTAAGGTAGGGGCTGACAACTACCCGCAACTGCGCAACACCTGCGAGTCCTACATGACTCCTGAGGCCATGGACCAGGTGGAGAAGGCCTATCTCTTTGCAGCAGACTTCCACTCAGAGCAAAAGCGCCGCAGCGGCGAGCCCTACATCAATCATCCGGTAGAGGTGGCGCTTATCCTCGCTCACGACCTGCGCATGGATGCGGATGTGGTCTCGGCCGCGCTGCTCCACGATACGGTGGAAGACACTCCGGCTACCAAGGAGCAGCTCATCGAGCTTTTTGGCGAGACTGTGGCAGATCTGGTGGACGGTGTGACCAAACTCACCAACATCGATGTCAACTCCATGGACGAGAAGCAGGCTTTGAATCTGCGCAAGATGTTTCTGGCCATGTCCAAAGACATCCGCGTGGTGATCATCAAGCTGGCAGACCGCCTGCACAACATGCGTACGCTGGCGGCCTTAAAGCCTGATCGCCGCCAGTTCAAAGCCCGCGAGACCATGGATGTCTATGCGCCCTTGGCAGACCGTCTGGGCATCAGCTCTATCAAATGGGAGCTCGAAGACCTTTCCTTCTTCTACTTGGAGCCTGAGGAGTATCAGCGCATCGCCCGCATGGTGCAGGAGTCTCGCGAACAGCGCGTAGCCTCCACCAATGAGGCCATCAAGGTGCTGGATGACGAGCTTAAAGCTGCCGGTCTCTCGGGCTATCAAATCAGCGGCCGCGCCAAGCACCTTTGGTCCATCTACCAAAAGATGCAGCGCAAGGGCAAAGACTTCACCGACATCTACGACCTTATTGCCCTGCGCGTCATCACAGAGACGGTGGGGGACTGTTACAGCGTCTTGGGCGCGGTTCACAGCCTGTGGCACCCGCTGCCCGGCCGTTTCAAAGACTATATCGCCACCCCTAAGCCCAATCTCTATCGCTCGCTGCATACCACGGTAGTGGGGCCCGAAGCCCGGCCCATTGAGATTCAAATTCGCACCAAAGAGATGCATGAGCAGGCCGAATACGGCATCGCCGCCCACTGGCTCTACAAGAGCGCCGGCAACTCCAACGGCGTCATGGCCCAAGACGACCAATCCATCGACTCCACCATCTCCCACATCCGCCGCTCCCTCGACTGGGCGGTGGAGGGCGAGATCGACGATCCCAGCCGCTACCTGCAGGATTTGCGCGTGGACCTCTTTGACGAGGAGATCTTCATCTTCACCCCCAAGGGCGAAGTCATGAGTCTGCGGCGCGATTCCACGCCGCTGGACTTCGCCTATGCCGTCCACACCGAGGTGGGGAACCACTGCGTGGGCGCCAGGGTCAATGGCTCGGTGGTCCCGCTCACCTATCACCTCGAGATGGGCGATCGCGTGGAGATCCTCACCAACAAGAACTCCAAGCCCTCCGCCGACTGGGTGAACATCGTGCGCACCCCCTCGGCCCGCGCCAAGATCCGCAAGTACTTCTCCAGCGCCAACAAGAGCGCCGACGCCGAGCTGGGACGCTCCATGTTGGCTGTGGAGCTGCGCAAAAAGGGATACGGCATCTCCACACGCCGTTCGGTGCGCGCCATTGCCAAGGTGTGCGAACAGCTTAAATTCCCTGGCCAAGACGAGCTTTTCGCCGCCATCGGTTCCAACAAGCTCTCACCCAAGAGTGTGGCCAACAAGGTGGAGCAGATTCTTGAAGAGGGCTCGCCGGCCCAAATCGCCGCTGCCGAGAAGGCCACCCAGCAGGCTCGGGAACGCCAAAAGGTCTTCACCGAAGACCGCCCCATGCTCCCCACACACGCAGCCCAGCGCGCCCAGCGCGACCTCTCGAAACGCCAGCGCAACAGCTGCGGCGTAGTGGTGAAAGACGATCCGGACCTGCTGGTGCATCTGGCCCATTGCTGCAACCCTGTGGCTGGCGACGAGATCGTGGGATTCATCACCCGCGGCCGCGGCGTATCGGTGCATCGCGCCAGCTGCCCCAACGTCAAGGGCCTCATGGTACATCCTGAGCGCCTCATCGAAGTGGCTTGGGACACTTCAGGCGCCACCCAGTTCCAGGTGGAGATCGTGGTAGAAGCCACCGATCGCATTGGCCTTCTCAAAGACGTCACCATCGCCATTGGCGACGCGGGCGGCAACATCCTTTCAGCTGCCACTCAGGTCTCTTCCGACGGTTTTGCCCGCCTGCGTTTCTTGGTACATATCTCAGACGCCAGCTTGCTCGACCCTCTCCTGGCCGCAGTAAGCCGCGTGCCCAGCGTCTATGACGCCCGCCGCATCATGCCTGGCGAGGGCGCCAACCAAATGAAACGGAGAGTCTAG
- a CDS encoding MBL fold metallo-hydrolase: MEDTAASTAANTPAQNNQPQESEITDPSDTHVEIRAFTVGPIETNCYALISDGHGLVVDPGAAGAAIAQHLSDVTVDLVVATHGHGDHVGGVKALIGALGGNVPFAIGAADAERAMKAGGVGNLGVAYDDDAPEPSRVLHEGDTITVGEVTLVVVDAPGHTEGGIVLLGDGIAFTGDTLFKGTAGRTDFPGGDADTLAATLERLKGLLPADTVILPGHGDASTMEEELASNPFLQ, translated from the coding sequence ATGGAAGACACTGCTGCCTCCACTGCAGCCAACACCCCTGCCCAGAACAACCAACCTCAAGAGTCAGAAATCACCGATCCTTCCGACACCCATGTGGAGATCCGGGCCTTTACCGTGGGACCCATCGAGACCAACTGCTACGCACTCATTTCCGACGGCCACGGGCTGGTGGTGGATCCCGGCGCTGCCGGTGCGGCCATCGCCCAGCACTTGAGTGACGTCACGGTGGATCTGGTGGTCGCCACTCACGGCCATGGCGACCATGTGGGCGGAGTGAAGGCTCTTATCGGCGCTTTGGGCGGCAACGTGCCTTTTGCCATTGGCGCTGCCGATGCCGAGCGTGCCATGAAAGCCGGAGGCGTGGGCAACCTGGGCGTGGCCTACGATGACGATGCGCCTGAGCCTTCCCGCGTGCTTCATGAGGGGGACACCATTACGGTGGGCGAGGTCACGCTGGTGGTAGTGGATGCTCCCGGTCATACCGAGGGCGGCATTGTCCTGTTGGGGGACGGTATCGCCTTCACTGGCGACACGCTCTTCAAAGGCACGGCCGGCCGCACCGACTTCCCCGGCGGCGACGCCGACACCTTGGCTGCCACGCTCGAGCGACTCAAAGGCCTTCTGCCTGCCGACACCGTCATTTTGCCCGGCCATGGCGACGCTTCCACTATGGAGGAGGAGTTGGCCTCCAACCCCTTCTTACAATAG